In Corynebacterium aquatimens, one genomic interval encodes:
- a CDS encoding restriction endonuclease, translating to MEPITVPLPTWDGFLIPSLKVLSDGQIHRRRDVIDGAADLLGLTDEQKQLTVSSGQQTYVNRGNWAITHLNKAGAVSSPQRAHWQITDVGHDIIKRFPVEVSDAEFKEFVGNTDYAEFVRRTPQATPALPDAVVASSETSTLTPIEIVEQGQAENERMVRDELLLRLRQSDPAFFEQAVLDLLIAMGYGGSLGKATRTQLSNDGGIDGVIDQDALGLSRIYVQAKRYSEGHLVSRPEVQAFVGALHGAQANQGVFLTTSSFTKGATAYADSVQLRVVLIDGELLTRLMIRHGVGTQVKRIVKLVEVDEDFFE from the coding sequence GTGGAACCAATCACCGTACCGTTGCCAACGTGGGATGGTTTCCTTATCCCATCACTCAAAGTCTTAAGCGACGGCCAGATCCATAGGCGACGCGATGTAATAGATGGCGCCGCCGACCTTTTAGGTCTCACCGATGAACAGAAGCAATTGACTGTGAGCTCCGGTCAACAGACCTATGTTAACCGCGGCAACTGGGCAATCACGCACTTGAACAAGGCTGGTGCAGTAAGCTCGCCTCAACGCGCGCATTGGCAGATCACGGACGTTGGCCACGACATCATCAAAAGGTTTCCTGTTGAGGTATCCGACGCTGAATTCAAGGAATTCGTCGGCAACACTGATTACGCTGAGTTTGTACGTCGAACGCCCCAGGCGACCCCAGCGCTTCCCGATGCCGTAGTCGCGAGCAGCGAAACAAGCACTCTGACCCCAATTGAGATCGTGGAGCAGGGCCAGGCGGAAAACGAACGCATGGTGCGCGATGAGCTCCTACTGCGTCTTCGTCAAAGCGACCCAGCATTCTTCGAGCAAGCGGTCCTCGACCTGCTCATCGCAATGGGTTATGGCGGATCCTTGGGTAAAGCGACTAGGACGCAACTTTCTAACGACGGCGGAATTGACGGCGTCATCGACCAAGACGCTCTTGGCCTATCCCGGATTTACGTCCAAGCAAAACGTTACAGCGAAGGCCACTTGGTGAGCCGCCCTGAAGTCCAAGCGTTTGTCGGTGCCTTGCATGGCGCCCAAGCAAATCAAGGAGTCTTTCTCACAACATCGTCTTTCACCAAAGGCGCAACCGCATATGCGGACTCCGTGCAACTACGCGTCGTCCTCATCGACGGCGAATTGCTCACCCGCCTCATGATCCGCCACGGCGTTGGAACACAAGTGAAACGCATAGTGAAACTCGTTGAAGTCGACGAAGATTTCTTCGAATAG
- a CDS encoding GmrSD restriction endonuclease domain-containing protein, giving the protein MGFQTPMYTLEKYLERTTTGVIQLPDFQRRYKWDEERVRQILITVLRGHPMGVVMLLETGNEQVRFKPRPVEGPVIDPSIEPKYLLLDGQQRLTSLTQALAGDGVVETKDSRGKLLKRRFFIDVNHAVNFPDELEEAVIAVPEDGKIKTNFDRDVVLDVSTTAKQYENGYFPLNLLYNSNETLPWLMGYPDSQVGNLFHQKFIGPASNYQIPAIELDSETDKAAVATVFEKVNIGGLPLNVFELLTAVFAGDAGHYKATGEDFRLNDDWLETRKLWKPYDVLYGVENTDFLQAVTLLASLKKQQESSSARKIAVTAKREDVLKLTLADYLEWRDQLRQAFIWASQFLADQHIFKSRDIPYPKQIVPLATIKVVLGHDADLHSVKRRIARWYWAGVFGELYGSAIETRFARDLEMVPAWVKNDDAPTPRTVADANFVESRLHSMRTRNSAAYKGIMALIMANGSKDWMEDKTFGADQYKDMNVDIHHIFPQAWCAKNDIDEERRESIVNKTMLSARTNRVIGGVAPSSYVTKIEKAAQIQPDELDSLLLPHFVDPHALRNDDFDDFFTSRREALCEAVERAIGKPVQRDISAAGAAVEDSSHFEESEI; this is encoded by the coding sequence ATGGGATTCCAAACCCCGATGTACACGCTGGAAAAATACCTCGAGCGCACCACGACCGGTGTCATCCAATTGCCCGATTTTCAGCGCCGATACAAGTGGGATGAAGAACGCGTTAGGCAGATCCTCATCACCGTGCTCCGGGGGCACCCAATGGGTGTTGTGATGCTATTGGAAACTGGCAACGAGCAGGTGCGGTTTAAACCGCGTCCGGTCGAGGGTCCAGTAATTGACCCCAGCATTGAACCCAAGTACCTCCTGCTTGATGGCCAGCAACGCCTGACTTCACTTACGCAAGCACTCGCTGGCGACGGCGTCGTAGAAACGAAGGATTCACGCGGCAAGTTGCTTAAGCGTCGATTCTTCATCGACGTCAACCACGCGGTGAACTTTCCAGATGAACTCGAGGAAGCAGTCATAGCCGTCCCGGAGGACGGCAAGATCAAAACGAACTTTGACCGTGACGTCGTCCTCGACGTGAGCACGACCGCGAAGCAGTATGAGAACGGTTATTTCCCACTGAACCTGCTGTACAACTCCAATGAGACACTCCCGTGGCTGATGGGATACCCGGACAGTCAGGTTGGGAATTTGTTCCACCAGAAGTTCATCGGTCCGGCTTCGAACTACCAGATCCCGGCCATTGAGCTTGATAGTGAAACCGATAAGGCTGCTGTGGCCACGGTTTTTGAGAAGGTGAACATTGGCGGTCTTCCCCTCAATGTCTTTGAGCTTCTCACCGCGGTCTTTGCTGGTGATGCGGGGCACTACAAAGCTACTGGTGAGGACTTCAGGCTGAACGACGACTGGTTGGAGACCCGCAAACTCTGGAAACCCTACGACGTCCTCTACGGCGTCGAGAACACCGACTTCCTGCAAGCCGTCACGCTGCTCGCTAGCTTGAAGAAGCAACAGGAATCCTCATCGGCTCGAAAGATCGCCGTCACAGCTAAGCGCGAAGATGTTCTGAAGCTCACGCTTGCTGATTATCTGGAATGGCGCGATCAGCTCCGTCAAGCATTCATTTGGGCCTCTCAGTTCCTTGCTGATCAGCACATCTTCAAATCACGCGACATCCCCTACCCCAAGCAAATTGTGCCGCTGGCTACTATCAAGGTTGTTTTGGGGCACGATGCTGATCTGCACAGCGTGAAACGACGCATCGCTCGCTGGTACTGGGCTGGCGTGTTCGGTGAGCTCTACGGCAGCGCAATCGAAACCCGCTTCGCCCGGGACCTTGAAATGGTTCCCGCATGGGTTAAGAACGATGATGCTCCTACGCCGCGTACGGTTGCGGACGCCAACTTCGTGGAATCCCGTCTGCATTCCATGCGTACCCGCAACTCTGCTGCGTACAAAGGAATAATGGCGCTCATCATGGCCAATGGTTCGAAGGACTGGATGGAAGACAAGACCTTCGGCGCTGACCAGTACAAGGACATGAACGTGGACATCCACCACATCTTCCCCCAAGCCTGGTGCGCCAAAAACGATATTGACGAAGAACGACGCGAATCCATCGTGAACAAAACGATGCTGAGTGCCCGGACCAATCGCGTCATCGGTGGCGTCGCCCCATCGTCCTACGTCACCAAGATCGAGAAGGCAGCACAGATCCAACCCGATGAGCTAGATTCTCTCCTCCTACCGCACTTCGTCGATCCACACGCACTGCGTAACGACGACTTCGACGACTTCTTCACCTCACGACGCGAAGCTCTCTGCGAAGCAGTTGAGCGCGCAATCGGCAAACCCGTCCAACGCGATATCTCCGCGGCCGGCGCCGCAGTCGAGGACTCCTCCCACTTCGAGGAAAGCGAGATCTAA
- a CDS encoding exonuclease domain-containing protein has translation MSEQAGYAVIDLETTGFGGADRIIEVGVVLLDSQLAVTGTWETLVQPERDFNNSHIHKITPTDLVHAPTWEQVAPVLAGVLHGRVGVAHNASFEQRFLSKEFQRVGIANNVREARWVDTKDLALMHCGKGKLAEALDAVGITNAQPHAALPDAQATADLLRELCLGRGTSIAGDALRFDGAPEQVSCELVTRSRAEDPAQWLSRLAQAMPQERTGSTGAYREVLRIALADHALSASEVRLLERTAQAEGLTATDIADIHEDFVRQLAIEAWMDGVITSEEEALLRALAGQLAVDGEVVEKLLREPVTGESELGVHLRPGDRIALTGAMDLPRETWEARVQKHGLVPGGVARSTVVVVAANPDTWSGKAKRARDLGIPVISEKSFARMLATMETSSFDDTAVTGAVKAEQAAVEEAVVPQRFEWIASVSPERGEDELTHAEMAALWIKHYPTRPLTRISSFLGRDTQIDLSGSLAAKAGVTWAARYSPMLSATARDLSDISGVGAKKLERMVEAVILAAIDAVLIDDGEASAPAHGDYVSDLNNPYESGAESPRPRGGLAEEIALLRGWYALTGFEPLPEAVKGAIPAVDKLAGEGDPLEALFARCVGELAAACGDDWRKKAIVTSRHLGDATLEELGQSFGVSRERVRQLESQIQQDLDAGLSGVVASKLAKTIGPLDRLENVYEAMPALAATAEPFEKPYEEYFRLWRMWTVDGDWITSATFGADFDAARSELSNAYNVCSIDELADALGVDSSRLTAWIRERTSLLILPGEEHVVKASSHPDRAAAVLFLHGRPMRVDEIIAATGLDIPTRSVSNSIITDERIIRTGNSMFGLKEWGLETYTSISDWIARRIAESPSGAVALDDLVAEAPRWNISETSVRAYAAGNEFDLSDGMVTLASGEAELIDDDPQDYRDLYWRDGAWHLLVAVGHDHLRGSGFPVPRGVAGIYSVPVGGEVSVPSRLGDQFIRVNKLKQASVSTVRRFLHDMGTNEGERVWLRFAPDNFDVLPAPSSSHDMNQDPTYPAGLAHLLDYMALDPALSSDPEQAIHAVNLALGLDANAPRRRTVAIFRHRGQDNLAEIVRGV, from the coding sequence ATGAGCGAGCAGGCTGGGTACGCGGTCATTGATCTGGAAACCACGGGGTTCGGTGGCGCAGACCGGATCATTGAGGTCGGGGTGGTGCTGCTGGACAGTCAGCTTGCCGTGACGGGTACGTGGGAGACGCTGGTTCAGCCGGAGCGGGATTTCAACAACAGCCACATTCACAAAATCACGCCGACGGATCTGGTGCATGCACCGACGTGGGAACAGGTGGCGCCGGTGCTCGCCGGGGTGCTGCACGGCCGGGTGGGGGTGGCGCACAATGCGTCGTTTGAGCAGCGTTTCTTAAGCAAAGAGTTCCAAAGGGTTGGAATTGCCAATAACGTGCGTGAGGCACGGTGGGTGGATACGAAAGACTTGGCGTTGATGCACTGCGGCAAGGGGAAGCTCGCGGAGGCGCTGGACGCGGTAGGGATCACCAATGCCCAGCCGCACGCGGCACTACCTGATGCGCAGGCAACTGCGGATTTGTTGCGTGAGCTGTGCTTGGGTCGGGGCACGAGCATTGCGGGGGATGCGTTGCGTTTCGATGGTGCGCCGGAGCAGGTGAGTTGCGAGCTGGTGACGCGATCGCGAGCTGAAGACCCGGCGCAGTGGTTGTCCCGGTTGGCGCAGGCGATGCCGCAGGAAAGAACGGGATCCACCGGTGCGTACCGGGAAGTGTTGCGCATCGCCTTGGCAGACCATGCGCTGTCCGCAAGTGAGGTCCGATTGTTGGAGCGTACAGCGCAGGCAGAGGGACTCACTGCCACCGATATTGCGGATATTCATGAGGATTTTGTGCGGCAGCTCGCCATCGAGGCGTGGATGGACGGGGTGATTACCTCCGAGGAGGAAGCACTGCTGCGGGCACTGGCGGGGCAGCTTGCGGTGGATGGGGAGGTCGTCGAGAAGCTATTGCGCGAACCGGTGACCGGTGAATCTGAGCTTGGCGTGCATCTGCGACCAGGGGACAGGATTGCGCTAACCGGTGCGATGGACCTGCCGCGCGAGACCTGGGAGGCGCGCGTCCAAAAACACGGTCTTGTGCCTGGTGGAGTTGCGCGCAGCACCGTGGTCGTCGTGGCGGCGAACCCAGATACGTGGAGCGGCAAAGCGAAACGGGCACGTGACCTGGGTATCCCGGTGATCAGTGAGAAGAGCTTCGCGCGGATGCTCGCCACCATGGAAACCTCGAGCTTCGATGACACCGCGGTGACGGGCGCGGTCAAGGCTGAGCAGGCTGCAGTTGAAGAGGCGGTGGTACCGCAGCGTTTTGAATGGATCGCAAGCGTGAGCCCGGAACGCGGCGAAGACGAACTCACGCACGCGGAGATGGCGGCGCTGTGGATCAAGCACTATCCCACGCGGCCGCTAACACGGATTTCTTCCTTCTTAGGGCGGGATACTCAGATTGATCTTTCCGGGTCCTTGGCGGCGAAGGCTGGGGTGACGTGGGCGGCACGGTATTCACCGATGCTCAGCGCCACGGCCCGGGATCTGTCCGACATTTCCGGTGTTGGCGCGAAGAAGCTCGAGCGCATGGTTGAGGCAGTCATTCTCGCTGCCATTGACGCAGTACTTATCGACGACGGGGAGGCGTCCGCGCCGGCGCACGGCGATTATGTCTCCGATTTGAACAACCCGTACGAATCGGGTGCGGAATCGCCTCGTCCCCGGGGCGGACTCGCCGAAGAAATTGCATTGCTGCGCGGGTGGTATGCGCTCACTGGGTTTGAGCCGCTGCCGGAGGCTGTGAAGGGGGCTATCCCGGCCGTCGATAAGCTAGCGGGCGAGGGTGACCCATTAGAGGCGCTGTTCGCGCGCTGCGTGGGGGAACTTGCGGCGGCGTGCGGCGATGACTGGCGTAAGAAAGCGATTGTGACCTCCCGGCACTTAGGTGACGCGACGTTGGAGGAGCTGGGTCAATCGTTCGGCGTGTCGCGTGAGCGCGTGCGGCAACTGGAATCGCAGATCCAACAGGACTTGGATGCGGGCTTAAGCGGTGTTGTTGCATCAAAGCTTGCGAAGACGATAGGACCGTTGGACCGGTTAGAGAACGTCTACGAAGCGATGCCCGCGCTTGCAGCAACCGCGGAACCTTTTGAAAAGCCGTACGAGGAATACTTCCGCTTGTGGCGGATGTGGACCGTCGACGGCGACTGGATCACGTCCGCGACCTTTGGAGCTGACTTCGATGCGGCGCGCAGCGAGCTGTCGAACGCCTACAACGTGTGCTCGATCGATGAGCTCGCGGACGCGTTAGGCGTTGACAGCAGTCGTCTTACCGCCTGGATTCGTGAGCGCACATCCCTGCTGATCCTGCCGGGGGAGGAGCACGTAGTGAAGGCGAGCAGTCACCCTGACCGCGCCGCCGCTGTACTGTTCCTGCACGGGCGCCCGATGAGGGTGGATGAGATCATCGCCGCGACTGGGCTGGACATCCCCACGCGCTCCGTGAGCAACTCCATCATCACCGATGAACGCATCATCAGGACCGGAAACAGCATGTTTGGCCTCAAGGAATGGGGCTTGGAGACCTACACCTCTATCTCCGACTGGATCGCGCGGCGGATCGCGGAGTCGCCTTCTGGCGCCGTGGCCCTCGACGACCTCGTGGCTGAAGCGCCCCGGTGGAACATCAGCGAAACCTCCGTACGCGCCTACGCCGCTGGCAACGAGTTCGACTTATCCGACGGCATGGTGACGCTGGCCAGCGGCGAAGCTGAACTTATCGACGACGACCCGCAGGACTACCGCGACCTGTACTGGCGCGACGGCGCCTGGCACCTCCTCGTGGCCGTAGGCCACGACCACCTCCGCGGTTCCGGCTTCCCTGTACCACGCGGCGTGGCCGGCATTTACTCCGTACCCGTCGGCGGGGAAGTATCCGTCCCCAGCCGACTAGGCGACCAGTTCATCCGCGTGAACAAGCTCAAACAAGCCTCCGTCTCCACCGTGCGCCGATTCCTCCACGACATGGGCACCAACGAAGGCGAACGCGTTTGGTTGCGCTTCGCGCCGGATAACTTTGACGTTCTTCCCGCGCCTTCCAGTTCACATGACATGAACCAAGACCCCACCTACCCCGCGGGGCTGGCTCATCTCCTCGACTACATGGCCCTCGACCCTGCCTTAAGCTCCGACCCCGAGCAGGCCATCCACGCCGTCAACCTCGCCCTCGGCTTGGACGCCAACGCACCCCGCCGCCGCACCGTTGCCATCTTCCGGCACCGCGGCCAGGACAACCTAGCCGAGATCGTTCGCGGGGTGTGA
- a CDS encoding alpha/beta hydrolase family protein, giving the protein MSAVAMGVASAPDASAQSVQIVNGRPVLVADPGVPMRPVAPYKEPLYRSGLPKVAPKGKPGTVLAEVPLDPRAGLPNASKQYRIAYSTVDKLGKPAVGTAAVFIPKGPKPAGGWPVVAWTHGTVGLGDECAPSINARIPRDVEYLGRWLDLGYAIVAPDYVGLDTPGLHSYLNGKQSAVEAVDSVAALHNMKGTRDRGGSILAKKWAVIGQSQGGGVALHVAHRATERSTKMGLDYRGAIVTGAPAYIENFLIEFGPSFPPVPAMQVYGLYVLGAVREAYPHVDFDSALTDEGKRMIAAAQKSCYYEVEAAVRGVNLTRAFKKPLRSVPGAEQAIRDFMGTPVAGYDKPVFLGHGMTDVDVPGPIGVVLNSDMWLRQFVGSPRNNFVEVRWYPTDHDGTVNASTQHSVPFLARIMR; this is encoded by the coding sequence GTGAGCGCGGTTGCAATGGGTGTGGCGTCGGCGCCGGATGCGTCGGCGCAGTCGGTTCAGATCGTAAACGGGCGACCTGTTCTGGTTGCTGATCCCGGTGTACCGATGCGTCCGGTCGCGCCGTACAAGGAACCGCTGTACCGCAGTGGACTGCCCAAGGTCGCGCCGAAGGGCAAACCTGGGACGGTTCTGGCGGAGGTTCCCTTGGACCCGCGCGCCGGGTTGCCGAACGCTTCGAAGCAGTACAGGATTGCGTACTCGACCGTCGATAAGCTTGGCAAACCCGCCGTGGGAACCGCGGCCGTGTTCATCCCCAAGGGGCCGAAGCCCGCGGGTGGATGGCCTGTAGTCGCGTGGACGCACGGGACGGTGGGCCTGGGCGATGAGTGCGCGCCGTCAATCAATGCCCGCATCCCGCGTGATGTGGAGTACCTCGGCCGGTGGCTGGATCTGGGGTACGCGATTGTCGCGCCGGACTATGTCGGCCTGGATACGCCGGGGCTGCACAGCTACCTCAACGGTAAGCAGTCCGCTGTGGAAGCCGTCGATTCAGTCGCGGCGCTGCACAACATGAAGGGTACCCGCGATCGCGGCGGATCAATCTTGGCCAAGAAGTGGGCCGTCATTGGCCAGTCACAGGGCGGCGGGGTTGCACTGCACGTCGCGCACCGCGCCACTGAGCGCAGCACGAAGATGGGGTTGGACTACCGCGGTGCTATCGTCACGGGTGCGCCAGCGTACATCGAGAACTTCCTCATCGAATTCGGGCCGTCGTTCCCGCCGGTCCCAGCGATGCAGGTCTACGGACTGTACGTACTGGGTGCGGTACGCGAGGCCTACCCTCATGTTGACTTCGACTCAGCACTTACCGACGAAGGCAAGCGCATGATCGCGGCAGCCCAGAAGAGCTGCTACTACGAAGTCGAAGCAGCGGTCAGGGGCGTGAACCTCACCCGGGCATTCAAGAAACCACTGCGTTCCGTGCCGGGTGCGGAACAGGCCATCCGCGATTTCATGGGTACACCGGTTGCCGGCTATGACAAGCCGGTCTTCCTCGGCCACGGCATGACCGACGTTGATGTTCCTGGGCCGATCGGCGTTGTACTCAACTCCGATATGTGGCTGCGCCAATTCGTTGGTTCCCCACGGAACAACTTCGTGGAAGTGCGCTGGTACCCAACCGATCACGATGGCACGGTTAATGCATCGACGCAGCACTCCGTGCCGTTCTTGGCCCGGATCATGCGCTGA
- a CDS encoding AAA family ATPase: MLLSLEFENYRSFREPAVLDMQLRSFHTLHPKDPDWRGVTQRQAAIFGPNASGKTTIIELLSLLGWVIPRSVTSDHYLKHLRDPFGSDRDRPTSISAEYVYEDVRYRWAVVLDDDGVLEESLDAAPTSRWRRVFTRGRGEVSFGASSGVARPAQEIVGEFLQPWVLALSALARVKNPGPFIGATKWWGYCMPVHSVESDRNIRHKWLTDLISSDVAWFNFAKIALAAADFGITDLEVNEAAVPEEIKLLVQKISELQESDSEEAPKVEVENAETIVRYLEFVHSAGDETFTLSEKDESNGTLQWLDLIIPAAYCLLRGGVFLVDELDSGLHPDLVRLVLELFNREDTNPRGAQIIFNSHDITLLGNHGEPAVDKDCAWLVEKHHGESELLSLDEFQIRKNHNIEKRYMQGAFGAKPFPSIEVIAREIEKLEMESA, encoded by the coding sequence GTGTTACTGTCTCTGGAATTTGAGAACTACCGGTCTTTCCGCGAACCGGCTGTTCTAGATATGCAGCTACGCTCCTTTCACACGCTGCACCCGAAGGACCCTGACTGGCGTGGTGTGACACAGCGTCAAGCCGCGATCTTTGGGCCGAACGCATCGGGTAAAACAACGATCATCGAACTGCTTTCACTTTTGGGATGGGTGATTCCGCGATCGGTTACGAGCGACCACTACTTGAAGCATCTTCGCGATCCCTTCGGTAGTGATCGGGATCGCCCAACTTCGATCTCAGCCGAGTATGTATACGAGGATGTTCGCTACCGGTGGGCTGTCGTCCTTGATGATGACGGGGTACTAGAGGAATCACTGGATGCTGCGCCTACCTCACGGTGGCGTCGGGTCTTCACCCGCGGTCGTGGGGAAGTTTCATTCGGGGCATCTTCCGGTGTAGCGCGACCAGCCCAAGAAATTGTCGGGGAATTCCTTCAGCCTTGGGTTTTGGCCCTGTCTGCTTTAGCTAGGGTTAAGAATCCCGGACCGTTTATCGGTGCTACCAAGTGGTGGGGTTATTGCATGCCAGTGCACTCAGTGGAGAGTGATCGAAACATCCGTCACAAATGGTTAACGGACCTTATTTCAAGTGACGTTGCTTGGTTTAACTTCGCAAAAATTGCATTAGCAGCCGCTGATTTTGGAATCACGGACTTGGAAGTCAACGAAGCCGCTGTTCCTGAGGAGATCAAGCTATTGGTGCAGAAGATTTCCGAACTACAAGAAAGCGATAGTGAAGAGGCGCCAAAAGTCGAGGTAGAAAATGCGGAAACGATCGTAAGATACCTCGAATTCGTTCATTCAGCTGGAGACGAGACTTTCACGTTGAGCGAAAAAGACGAGTCCAATGGCACACTCCAGTGGTTGGATCTGATCATTCCTGCTGCCTACTGTCTTCTACGGGGTGGAGTTTTCCTAGTAGATGAGTTGGATTCGGGATTGCATCCAGATTTGGTCCGTTTAGTCCTCGAACTTTTCAATCGAGAGGATACAAACCCTAGAGGTGCTCAAATCATCTTCAATTCACACGATATAACTTTGCTGGGGAACCATGGTGAGCCGGCGGTGGACAAGGATTGTGCTTGGCTTGTGGAAAAACACCACGGTGAATCCGAACTTCTTTCTTTGGATGAATTTCAGATCCGTAAGAACCACAACATTGAGAAGCGCTACATGCAAGGGGCCTTCGGGGCAAAACCATTTCCGAGCATCGAAGTCATCGCTCGTGAAATCGAGAAACTTGAAATGGAGTCCGCCTAA
- a CDS encoding RloB family protein has translation MAKRGRRRGKAHRKQNDPLLIAVQGRVTEKEYFERLTSSLRSSAVRVIIIDKDPVTMVIEARKNAKRSEVREFYCVFDVDDTSPESIRTAVKLANQNSDSRAFCVISNECFEGT, from the coding sequence ATGGCTAAGCGGGGTCGTCGAAGGGGCAAAGCCCACCGAAAACAGAATGACCCTTTGTTAATTGCGGTTCAAGGCAGAGTTACAGAAAAGGAGTATTTCGAACGCCTCACATCATCTCTGCGTAGCTCAGCTGTACGGGTAATCATCATTGACAAGGACCCCGTGACGATGGTGATTGAAGCCAGAAAAAATGCTAAGCGGAGCGAGGTTCGCGAATTCTACTGTGTGTTTGACGTAGACGATACTTCCCCAGAGTCAATCCGAACCGCAGTCAAGTTAGCGAACCAAAATTCCGATAGTCGAGCGTTTTGCGTCATCTCAAACGAGTGTTTCGAAGGGACCTGA
- a CDS encoding IS3-like element IS3502 family transposase (programmed frameshift) yields MPRKVYSDQFKRDAVAMYENDPQVSLNAAAADLGINRSTLRVWVDKYGTGTKPQLSAGLRADRARQLTDAEKLRQLQQENARLKEERDILRKAAKYFHGRDELVIRFRFVDDHRTDYSVKRMCTVLGLNRSSYYKWKASSAQRHRRLVDDAILGAKVQAIFDDKRQLYGAKRIAAELTFNDAYSSTGPVNHKRIARIMRKLQLRGYTKKRKVTTTQRERHRFIFADLVKRNFTAPAANRILVGDITYLPIADGSNMYLASVIDCYSRMLVGFAIADHMRTDLVEEALEHARRTRGSLSGAIFHSDHGSVYTSSQFQAVCRRLNVTQSMGAVGSSADNSLAESFNAALKREVLKDQKVFSNQLVCRRDVFAWCARYNTTRRHSWCKYLTPIEYETHAS; encoded by the exons ATGCCTAGGAAGGTTTATTCGGATCAGTTCAAGCGCGACGCGGTCGCGATGTACGAGAACGATCCACAGGTGTCGTTGAACGCTGCGGCCGCTGATTTAGGGATCAACCGCTCCACGCTTCGCGTATGGGTTGATAAGTACGGAACTGGCACGAAACCCCAGCTTTCAGCGGGCTTACGTGCTGATCGTGCGAGGCAACTGACCGATGCTGAGAAGCTACGTCAGCTGCAACAGGAAAACGCCCGCCTGAAAGAAGAACGCGATATTTTGCGTAAGGCAGCCAAATATT TTCATGGAAGAGACGAACTGGTGATCCGCTTCCGGTTCGTTGATGACCACCGCACCGATTACTCGGTCAAGCGGATGTGCACCGTACTCGGGTTAAACCGCAGCTCCTACTACAAATGGAAAGCTAGCAGCGCCCAGCGGCACCGCAGACTGGTTGATGATGCCATACTCGGAGCCAAGGTCCAGGCCATCTTCGACGACAAGAGGCAGCTCTACGGCGCAAAACGCATTGCCGCCGAGCTGACTTTCAACGATGCGTACAGTAGCACCGGACCGGTCAACCATAAGCGCATCGCCCGGATTATGAGGAAGCTTCAGCTGCGCGGCTACACGAAAAAACGTAAGGTTACGACAACGCAGCGTGAGCGTCATCGCTTTATATTCGCTGACCTGGTCAAGCGTAACTTCACTGCGCCAGCTGCCAATAGGATCCTCGTCGGCGATATTACCTATCTGCCGATCGCAGACGGGTCGAATATGTATCTGGCTTCTGTGATTGACTGCTACTCGCGGATGCTCGTCGGCTTCGCGATCGCAGACCACATGCGCACCGACCTCGTCGAAGAAGCGCTCGAGCATGCTCGCCGTACCCGTGGCAGTCTCTCCGGGGCGATCTTCCACTCAGATCATGGCAGCGTGTATACCTCATCGCAGTTTCAGGCTGTCTGCCGAAGACTCAACGTCACCCAGTCGATGGGAGCAGTTGGCAGCAGCGCTGATAATTCACTCGCGGAGTCGTTTAACGCGGCGTTGAAACGAGAAGTGCTCAAAGACCAGAAAGTCTTTTCCAATCAGCTAGTCTGCCGGCGCGACGTCTTCGCATGGTGTGCGCGCTACAACACCACCCGAAGGCATTCCTGGTGCAAGTACCTCACACCCATTGAGTACGAAACTCACGCTTCCTAA